The proteins below are encoded in one region of Neoasaia chiangmaiensis:
- the rplM gene encoding 50S ribosomal protein L13, which produces MKTTLSLKPAEVTKGWVLIDAEGLVLGRLATIIANRLRGKHKPQFTPHVDCGDNVVVINAEKIVLTGNKVGQKLFHYHTGHPGGIKERTITQRLTGKNPGSVVEKAVERMITRGPLQRAQMKHLYVYAGESHPHEGQQPVKLDVAAMNRKNTVTSIGA; this is translated from the coding sequence ATGAAAACCACACTTTCGTTGAAGCCCGCCGAGGTGACGAAAGGCTGGGTGCTGATCGACGCCGAAGGGCTCGTTCTCGGTCGCCTTGCCACGATCATCGCCAACCGACTGCGCGGCAAGCACAAGCCGCAGTTCACGCCGCATGTCGATTGCGGTGACAATGTCGTCGTGATCAACGCGGAAAAAATCGTGCTGACCGGCAACAAGGTCGGCCAGAAGCTGTTCCATTACCACACCGGGCACCCGGGTGGCATCAAGGAGCGCACCATCACGCAGCGCCTGACCGGCAAGAATCCCGGCAGCGTCGTCGAGAAGGCGGTCGAGCGCATGATTACGCGCGGCCCGCTGCAGCGTGCGCAGATGAAGCATCTGTACGTCTATGCCGGTGAGTCGCATCCGCATGAAGGGCAGCAGCCCGTCAAGCTGGACGTTGCCGCCATGAACCGCAAGAACACCGTCACGTCGATCGGGGCCTGA